The Triticum urartu cultivar G1812 chromosome 5, Tu2.1, whole genome shotgun sequence genome contains the following window.
GTGGTGGATCTGTCGAGGAGCAGCAGGAGGCCAAGGAACGTAGTTGACAAGCCAAACGTATACCTGTGGAGTAGTCATGGAAGCAATTTAGGGTTGCATCAGCGCAAAGAAGGATAATCATAGGTTCAGAACGATTCATGGTATAGGACTACCTGGTAGTAGAGCTTCTTCTCCAAAAGATTACGGAGAGCAACCACTGCAGCAAAGATATCAGAAGTTATTAATTTCCCAAGGATGAGAACAGTGGCAATGTTATGGAACACCAAACTACTCAAGGGTGGACATGAAAATTCAGATGGAATTAGCAAAGGCAGTTCAAAAATAAACAAATACTCTGTATTATATAATGGTTTCCTTTTCCAAGTTTCAGCTCCAAATAACGTAACAGAAAAACAGAACAGACATATCATGCAACATATATTTTCAAGTGTCATTGTATCTCATTACTATCACGTCTAGATGAAAGGATAACAAGAAAAGGAGTTCAGTCTGTAGTTGTGAACAATTATTAGCTGAAGTATTGTTAGCATTTGACATAACTTTGGTACATGAGCTCTATTCACTTCACAAATTTGTTTATCAATAATCATCACAACCAATGAAAGCATTTTCATGTAAGGTAACTGTCGTTTAAAATTCAATTATTAATGACCATGCTGGATTACTACAAAGTGTATTATATGCATACAAGAGAGAAGAATATAATTGCTGCGGCACACCATTTAGGCATCTCAAGCAACAATTTTGTACTAAAAATATTGGGGATGGTATATTAACTTTGACCGAACACACACGATGATGATATAAAAAATATCTTGCAGTAATTTAATTTATCTAGTTCTATCTCCCACGCAGCCATACTTGCAAAATCCCATTTCATCTAGGCCACCACCAAAATCTTGCACTAAATATATTAATCAGATGCGATGCAATTCTGCAAATGTGCAACTCTCCAGTGTACTAAATTAGCACCTTAAGCACATAGTGCTAATGCACTCTCCCAAATGTACCAAGTAACTAGAAATGAATCCACCAAACGAGAAGTACTTCTATGCTCTCCTAAGAAGAGACACAAACTAAATCCTGAGCATTTCCAAATATAAATATATGCAGCCCAGTCACTAAATTGTCAACTCAAAGTTATAATAAACATCAAGTTTGTGTTAACAGCAAAGAGTACACAAGCTGATAATCACACCTCCAAAGCAAGCTCATGCACTCAGTCTAGCTGCAAATGTTGAAATCGCTTATAAACACATCATATGGCATCAACTTAACAAAGAAAGAACGGCAAATCATCAGCACCCTAAAAATAGTTCAGAGTACTAACTGGTGCCTTGATGCTTCAATTCAAAAGAAATCAAAAATTCATTTCAGTTTACAAAGTTTAACAAATGCCAAAATTCTGATTCTGTCCCTCACCCAGCCAAGATTTGCAACGCATTTCATCCGAGGCACAACCAAAATTTCCCAAACTAAATCCATTAATCACCGAGGCACAACCAAAGTTTCCCAAACTAAATCCATTAATCACATGCAATTCAATTAAGTTCCACAAAATGTGCTAATCTCCTAATTTAGTGTCAATATGCTGAAAGTCAGCACCGCTCACTCACAAAACCAATACACAATGAAACTACCAATGCACAGATGATTGCTTACCAATGCATAATGAGATTACCAGCTTACCAACGACAGTGACAATAATGAGAACTCGATTATACCTTGCAAATTCCTAATGCCGAGAATCTCTTGGCCGGGACAACAGCCTTGTTAACAATGCTTTTCCTCTCAGAGACCACTTCCCAGCAGAGTCGACGAGCCATCTCCCTTGCCATGACCAACTGTGCTCTCTCCGCCCGCAGCGCCGCAATCTCTCTATGCATTGCCGCTCTGTCCGCCTCCAGCGCCTCCACCCTCGCATACAAACCCCCTGCATTGCCGGCTACATCCCCCACGTACTCCCCCACCACGGCCACGGCCGCCATCTTCGGGCTCGCGCACCTAACATCCACCGTGTACTCGAACTCTTTCTCCACAGGGGTGGTGAACTGCTGTTGATCTTCATCATTGTCGTCAACCATGGCTTTCACCTCCATGCCAGCACTGACTAACAATTCGGCGCCGTCCCCCTCTGCCTCGGGGGTGACCAGGTCGATCTGGTCCGCGTGCCCGCGCTGCTCCTCGTAgagctcctcgtcctcctcgtcggAGAATGTGTCGGGGTCGATCCCGTGGGACTGGAGCCGCGAGTGGTAGGACGCGGCGAGGTCGGAGAGCGAGGCGAGCTCCTCCTGCACCTCGCGCTCGTGGTCGGCGCGGCCCTCGGCGTAGCGGCGGAACTGGCGGGCCTCCATCTGGGCCGCGGCCTTCTCCCGCTGCAGGCGCTCGATCATGAGCATGGCCTCGCTGGCCGCCGTCTCGGCCGAGGCCCGCTCGGCCTCCAGCTCGCCCTGCAGGCCCAGCGCCGACTCCTCCGCGGCCTCCTTCTCCATCGCCAGCCGCGCCGCGGCCGCCTCCAGCTCCTCCACCCGCCGGAGCAGCTCCGCCGCGCCCGCAGCCGCCCTCGGCGACGGCTCCGGGGACCCCGCGGGCGGCGGCCTCCGCTTCACCGACCGCCGCGACTCCTGCGGCGATGTGGAGGAGGAGGGGAGGGAGTCGGGGAGCTGGTCCATGGGGGCAGCATGTATGTGCCCCGCGGGATCCGCCGATCCCCAGCCCCGGatcccggccgccgccgccggcggcgtCAGCGCGGCCGCCGTGGGTGGGACCGGACGGCCGGCGAAGGTTCCTTTCGGCGGGGAGGGGAAAGGCGGGCAGTGGTGGGGTGGCGTGAGTTGGACGGGACGTGAGCTGAGCTGAGCTAGGCTGGAAGAGGCCAGCGGCAGCGACAGTGCTCAATAATTCATCCGATCGACCGGAAATGATCCGGATAGTGGTACGATTAGATTAAGGGAGTTGGGAATAAACGGGTGGGCATCATCATCACATCGCGACGGTGAGCTTTCCACGTCGCCCGCGCGGAAAGAAACCGTAAAAAGAATGAAGCAGCCGTCGCTCAcgatttgatttgatttgatttaATCTAACATTTCCCTCGCGCGTTCGGGGAAGAACAGAGGAAGATAAAAGGCGCGCACTAGCTTTGTGTAGGTTGTGGGCATTGCCAACTTGTTTCCTCAGCTACAACAAAAAAGGAACTTCTCTCAGAAAAATAAACAACAAAAAAGGAACTTGGGAATTGTGTGATTCAGGGGCATACGGTCGCGCTGCTGCTACGTGCGCCGCCACTAACCGTGGGAATCGTGCAGGCGGGGTTCGTCGCCGATGTGCCGCCACTCCTGCGGATTTTTGTTACGTGCTGCGAGCTATCTGTCCTGGCTTTGGCCTGGCCACACGATTTTTATTTCTTGTAGCGCGCCTTTTTTTTGCTCGTCGGAAGCAGGTGAGGTCGACGGGAAGAAATGGCACAGGCAGCGCCGCCGGCGGCTCACGGC
Protein-coding sequences here:
- the LOC125510890 gene encoding myosin-binding protein 7-like; amino-acid sequence: MDQLPDSLPSSSTSPQESRRSVKRRPPPAGSPEPSPRAAAGAAELLRRVEELEAAAARLAMEKEAAEESALGLQGELEAERASAETAASEAMLMIERLQREKAAAQMEARQFRRYAEGRADHEREVQEELASLSDLAASYHSRLQSHGIDPDTFSDEEDEELYEEQRGHADQIDLVTPEAEGDGAELLVSAGMEVKAMVDDNDEDQQQFTTPVEKEFEYTVDVRCASPKMAAVAVVGEYVGDVAGNAGGLYARVEALEADRAAMHREIAALRAERAQLVMAREMARRLCWEVVSERKSIVNKAVVPAKRFSALGICKWLLSVIFWRRSSTTRYTFGLSTTFLGLLLLLDRSTTLSPWRRLHRPQQ